Part of the Candidatus Methylomirabilota bacterium genome, GGAGGTGGCCCGCCGGTAGTCCCGCCGCTCCTCGCCCAGGAAGACGCGCTTGAACTGCACCATGCCGGCGTTGGTGAACAACAGGGTGGGGTCGTCGCCGGGCACGAGCGATGACGACGGCACGCGTGTGTGGCCGCGGCCTTCGAAATAGCGGACAAACGTCTCGCGCAGTCGATCGCCCGTCATGAGGCAATCATTGTAGCATCCGGCTCACGGCGCCCGGCCGCCGGTCAGCTCGCGCACCACGCGGGCGACGACCTCGGCGCGGTGGCCACGGCGCGCCAGGTAGTCGGCCAGCCGGGCGCTGGCGCGGTCGGGGCGCGAGCGGCGGAGCACGGCCAGACGCCGCCGGGCCAGGACCCGCGCCTGCTCCAGCTCCGTGTCGGCGTCGAGCGCGGTCAGGGCCGCGTCGACCACCGCGGGGGTCACGCCGTGGGCCCGCAGCTCGGCCCGCAGGCGAGCCGGACCGTATCCCCGCCCGCCGCGCGCTTCGACCCAGCGC contains:
- a CDS encoding regulatory protein RecX, with the translated sequence MGKPRRPLDVPAARRAAADLISRHPWTRADLNRRLVRRGAPLDVAEAVVAELTGRGYLDDAAFARRWVEARGGRGYGPARLRAELRAHGVTPAVVDAALTALDADTELEQARVLARRRLAVLRRSRPDRASARLADYLARRGHRAEVVARVVRELTGGRAP